The nucleotide window ACACTCATCCGTTTTTATTCTCATCAGTTCTTTTGTTACCTTCCCCAACACGTATCCCCTATCTCCCCAAAATTATccacgaacccccccccccccccacacacaccctcTCCATTTACTCTTATTCGTTACCCTCATAACATATATCTGTTATCCATTAGCTTCCCCCAACTGTTACCCTTTGCTCTTCCCCGAAGCTTATCGAATGTCCACCGCCTCACCGCCTATCCGTTAGCCTCCCTCAAGTCACTGTATAAAGAGATGTCAAGAGATGCCCGTTTTAAAGTGGATATTAGCGTACTTATATTTAGATATCAGACTATATGTTCACACCAGCGGGGACTAGACTGGCACATGACTCACTGCATGGTTAATAGTCTAATCAATTACAAATCGATCTGAGATTACAGGGTTCCAAAGGTGAAAAGTAACGTAATCTATTACGATGAAGTTGCTATTGGGGAAGCATTGTAGCATTGATTCATTACAAATCCATGCATTTGTGATAATTTGTGTGTAAGAACAGAATTTACCCCCACCCTTTGAGCGAGCATTTGTAAGTGAATAATAAGAGGTAGGCGTGTGTACAGTTCCCCATTGATACCGTACATCTGAGAACACCAATTGGACTTATCATATAAAGGTGTAACTCCAATACCTGGCTTCACCTAAATTCTATTTGTAACCTGTTTAACCTGATGGGTGGGGAGTGATTTTATTATCTATCTTCGTCCTTAAAATTGTCTATGGCTTCAAAATCGCATTGCtcaaaaagtgaaaaacagTAACGAACTGACATGACCTATACAATTTACCAAAGAGGATTTAAATTGAAAGAACATTATCATTTTTCTCGGTGTTTTTATATATAGCTGATCAAAGTACATGCATGTAATCACCCTTGCTCATATGTATAGCCACAGACGAAGTCTGAAACTAACCtgcaatatttatattcattcatgaatatgcatatcatatGCATATTTAGTCACTTTTTTTGTGTGCACATGAAACAAGGCAATCTGGCTTCACGAGCCTTCCTATTGAGGTATGAATTTGCTTCGTTACATCAAAGTTTCAACAGGTcataaaaaacaagtatttttgAATTGACTTCCTTCTATAAAGTTTTCAATGCCTTTCAGTATTACAATATAACAATAATGTGGTTCGTTACCTTGATCAGAGAAGCTtttattcaaataatgaagtGGCAGGGGAATATTTCCCATGGCTTTTGACATGTCGTTAATCTTCACATAGTAAATAGTGTCTGGGCGACGAAATATGGAGAACTGAATGCAATCATTAATAACTTACAAATTAAGCTATTTTGGTAAGGAAATCCCTAGCAAGAAAATGGATCAATTGTGCAACACGATTAATATTTCATAGTTTTGCAAAGAGCGGCGTCAACTAAACAAAGAGGGGGATAGCCTTGTTAAATGCAACATATCTCATATTCATTACCAATGAACTCATGTTATTAACACGGGATCGttcatgtttgttgttttgtttgcagATGACCTTCAAATGGGATGCACAGAGCTTAGATCCAAGAGGTACATATCAGACGGCTTCTGTACCAGTGTGCGACCAATCACCGAAGTCGTCTGCGCCGGTGAATGTCTCCCGCTACAGTATCTTCCAAACTACGCTGCCTATCAGAAAACTTGGTCGCGTGAAAAAACCCGCGAATGGAGAtgtgttgatgacgtcatcagataCAGAAATGTCAACCTGTTATGTCAAAATGGCGAACAAAGGAAATACAGGATTCCCACTGTGAAAGGTTGTAAGTGTAAACGGTACAACAGACGACACAACGAGTCAGATTTACCGCCAAATGACAGTCGACAGGCGATTTCGAGACCGGAACCGGTGTCCGACGATAGACGGGCGGACAGACGAGCGAGcaaaagaagaaacagaaaccAGTGAGAAGAAACACAACAACTAACAACTCCCGAGGAGCTGAATTGTAACCAAGGTCTCCAGCAATGAGATCTTAAAGAAGACGCCTTGATCTGTGATAGTTTTTTATCATCCGTTTTTGCCTATTCGGTCCGTTATTTATACCATCTCATGCACAGGGCAGTTTTGACAGCATCTCATATCCTTATCGGTAAGGGATTCGCGTTTTTAGatctatataggcctagttgATATCttcatgcgtgtgtgtgtgtctgttatTTGTATGAAGGAGGGTTCTtgtatatgacgtcatcgttggTTTGGCGTCAAAGGGAATCTCCCGACGACGATCTGTTCGATCGAACAAGTAGTCTAGAAAAGCCAGCATGAAAGACTGGGTCAACTCATAAAAGGGAAAAAGGTATGAAGAATGTCATTCTTGGCGTTCCATAAGACGTATTCCACGCCATTTTTTAATCTAGGGTCTTTGACGAAAATGTTGACCTAGGGTAGTGTTTTCTCCAACGAATTTAGCAAATTAGTTTATGTTTCTTTCGCACTATGCAACCGTGACTGGGGACATTTTCGACATGAACGTCAGATAGAGAACGTTCCttaattttacattatttttatgACAACCCACTACTTCAGGTAGGACTGATCTGTCGCACAAAATATGTCATCATTTTTATCTTGCAAAATTTATTACTTCTAACGGTGGCAGTTCTTTGCCGAACaaaatatttctattatttctCGTCGCACAAATTTTCAACGTTTAAAGtcatatatagagagagaagcATGTAATAGGTCCGTTTCGTATTTGTCAATTGccttttaaatataaatacagtATACAACTTAAAGGAAAGTCCAGGTGATAACCTTGCTTTTGCCTGAAGTAAGACCTTCTGAGCATCCTAATGGAAACTGCATTCAATTCCCGCATACCGTGTTGAGAAAGCAAACATTTAAAAGTTGTCACGGATTGTaccaaatttgaactttgaagcAAACAGCTGTGCTGTCATAGGAAGCGCACTAACAAATTTGTTGCATATTTCTccaatttatatttaattacaaatttACTTCCAACCTTTTCAAAACTTTGATAGATCAACACAAGAATACACTGCCTCCAATTGATTTATTCTTTACTTCACATCTCATTAGTTTAATATGGAAACCTATCCAAGCCaaggtaaaaaaataataagtgtAAGCAAGAGCAAAACCAAACCGTTTGCTGCGTGTCTGCAACTAACACATCACActtgtttgctccaagttcacttttggtacaaacTGTGATACTATCAATCATCGATATCTCACAACACATTGTGTAGGTAATATACATGCAAAGTTCACCAGACTGTGTGTTAATCATTCATTAGTCAAAAAGAAATTTGTATATGGACTATACATTGAACACAATGTTATAGTCTCTACTCCTGTTTACAGAGAGATGTTAAGGCACATTACTGCAGTGCAGTATTATATACTAAAATCTACGGTGCATATTGTACGTGCATACTTACAATTTGTCCATGTGTGAAACAATTTTTACTTCGACCTTTACACACTTGTCCTCCAAAGAAGGAGAATTTACTTCGGAAATTGCCCACACACAACACAGTTGTGGAAATGTTCGACATGCATCTCCCGAACGACTTATGTTAATGTAGTATTGATCACTTGCCTTTTCACGACTAAGATAATACTTTCAAAAATTCCCCAAAAGTGAGAATTTgagagtgtgggggggggggtgggagagcaACATGTGAGCAATCACAATCCATTCGAGCTATTAATTTTCACTTCTTATTTCTGGAATGGAATCTTCcactattattttcatttacataataaatttcaaattgtatttcatttaGAGCTTTTCTTGCATGAAGTCAACTATTttgttatataaaataaaattttactcTTCGGTCGTAATCATGCACAGTCTAGACAAAAAAAGTCCTCGTTTTATGGAATTAAAAGTATAGACCTTCAGAAAAGGGCATGAATGGTTTCTCCCTGTTCCGCATCAGTATTCccacattttatatatatataatcaaagaAGAGTCTTCATCAtaagatacaaaacaaaacaattttttttattgttttttttttatttctgtattcTAACTATTATTTTTACTTCATTACGAAGATAATATTTAAAACATCgttacaaaacaaaaagtatatttcttgtatataaaataaaatctgaaatttcTGTGCAGATAACCATTTCTTTTGTCTCTAttgtacaaaataaaatgtacAGACCTTTAAGGATTCAGAAGaataatatttttcaatattatttgtgggtgtgtgtgtgtgtttttaagGAGATCTTTCTTCTGTAAAAagtgatatttttgtttgtataaatTTAACATTACACGGTGAATTCTTTTCCTCATTTCCAAGTAGTAAGAAATAATGTTCAGCCAACACGTT belongs to Apostichopus japonicus isolate 1M-3 chromosome 4, ASM3797524v1, whole genome shotgun sequence and includes:
- the LOC139966258 gene encoding uncharacterized protein, whose product is MRCCWNISWMLLLVHVIDHVSYCVGVYVDHDRSNDWRTETADDGDQPLPFSTQPNTNRYVVETEEEPDDPDNDQGTDSGSAYNPDDLQMGCTELRSKRYISDGFCTSVRPITEVVCAGECLPLQYLPNYAAYQKTWSREKTREWRCVDDVIRYRNVNLLCQNGEQRKYRIPTVKGCKCKRYNRRHNESDLPPNDSRQAISRPEPVSDDRRADRRASKRRNRNQ